In the genome of Microbacterium saperdae, one region contains:
- the smc gene encoding chromosome segregation protein SMC, producing the protein MHLKSLTLKGFKSFAQPTSFVFEPGVTCIVGPNGSGKSNVVDALAWVMGEQGAKTLRGGKMEDVIFAGTSTRGPLGRAEVQLTIDNSDGALPIEFAEVTISRTLFRNGSSDYAINGDNCRLLDVQELLSDSGLGREMHVIVGQGRLDTVLQASPEDRRGFIEEAAGILKHRRRKEKTLRKLDAMESNLTRLSDLAGEIRRQLKPLGRQAEIAREAQTIAAVVRDAKARIFADDVVALRTALADHTRTEHERHTERLVLTDQAEGVRAGIARLEQDQNSVAVDQARGVAFGLEQVQERMRGLYTLANQRLALLGSEEDDAAVTAVTVTQSTIDEAKDEITEISAGLGDAQDAAVTASREVMNARAELDTLDVDIAEQSALVSQYDMRLNTLRGTSDAAASALAAVRGAVLRQENALEAAHVRRREAADALEAIDDAEAPEGTAAEHSVAYDSAQRAATAAEAERETLRERLHAAEREVDALTAKAAALSSALAISGGAAEIVKLGAQGVRGLVGDSVQVRAGFEAAVAAVLGPLAEGVLVDSSADAFALAAEAADARRGVVDFVVADAARPSLSLPELAGVTPAVDTVTAPAGVLGILAHVLIAEDFGAARAARAALDVTGDTTTTIVTVTGDVITAQTLRTGSGGERSRLELAAERDAASERLAEIQVVVDSLREAREDANERVETTRCNARDALRALREHDAALASHAEQVNRITVQHEAAVAECERLEAGLAQAQAAVADAEVKARQAKDALEEAIAAPRPVLDASARDGLMESLESAREGEVRARLEIETLRERVRAAQARVTALERQREQERGAAAEAARRAVIRRAQRESASGVAEELPRILDSLDRSVTEARVALAEAESARSAQNQELSVLRAQETSLRERLAGLTESVHGLELQIHEKKLHLNSLLERVASELALDEDILIAEYGPDQPVPRDPLTVVDGDDGSDDTAIPFDRRIQQRRLNESERKLAQLGRVNPLALEEFAALEQRHAFLTEQLADLTQTRQDLLTIITDLDERMQTIFASAFEDTKEAFGEVFPLLFPGGTGSISLTDPDNMLTTGIEVSVRPVGKKIERLSLLSGGERSLAAVALLVAIFKARPSPFYILDEVEAALDDANLGRLLTVFEQLRESSQLLIITHQKRTMEIADALYGVSMRQDGVSAVVGQRVGDRAAAAR; encoded by the coding sequence ATGCATCTGAAAAGCCTGACGCTCAAAGGGTTCAAGTCGTTCGCGCAACCCACGAGTTTCGTCTTCGAACCGGGCGTCACCTGCATCGTCGGCCCCAACGGTTCCGGCAAGTCGAACGTCGTCGACGCACTGGCCTGGGTCATGGGCGAGCAGGGTGCGAAGACGCTCCGCGGCGGCAAGATGGAAGACGTCATCTTCGCCGGCACGTCGACGCGTGGCCCGCTCGGACGCGCCGAAGTGCAGCTGACGATCGACAACAGTGACGGTGCGCTGCCGATCGAATTCGCCGAGGTGACGATCAGCCGCACCCTGTTCCGGAACGGCTCGAGCGACTACGCCATCAACGGGGACAACTGCCGCCTGCTCGACGTGCAGGAACTGCTCAGTGATTCCGGGCTCGGACGCGAGATGCATGTGATCGTCGGGCAAGGACGCCTCGACACGGTCTTGCAGGCCTCCCCGGAGGACCGTCGAGGCTTCATCGAGGAGGCGGCCGGCATCCTCAAGCACCGTCGCCGCAAGGAGAAGACCCTCCGCAAGCTGGATGCGATGGAGTCGAACCTCACGCGTCTGAGCGACCTCGCCGGCGAGATCCGGCGCCAGCTCAAGCCGCTCGGTCGGCAGGCCGAGATCGCGCGTGAGGCGCAGACCATCGCGGCGGTCGTCCGCGACGCGAAGGCGCGTATCTTCGCTGACGACGTCGTCGCGCTGCGGACGGCGCTCGCTGATCACACGCGCACGGAACACGAGCGTCACACCGAACGACTCGTCCTCACCGATCAGGCCGAGGGCGTGCGCGCGGGTATCGCTCGCCTGGAGCAGGACCAGAACTCCGTGGCCGTCGACCAGGCGCGCGGTGTGGCATTCGGACTTGAGCAGGTGCAGGAGCGCATGCGTGGCCTCTACACGCTCGCCAACCAGCGTCTCGCGTTGCTGGGGTCCGAGGAGGACGACGCGGCGGTGACGGCGGTCACTGTGACCCAGAGCACGATCGATGAGGCGAAGGACGAGATCACGGAGATCTCCGCCGGCCTCGGAGATGCGCAGGATGCGGCGGTGACGGCGAGCCGTGAGGTCATGAACGCGCGGGCCGAACTCGACACGCTCGATGTCGACATCGCCGAGCAGAGTGCGCTCGTCTCGCAGTACGACATGCGCCTGAACACACTTCGCGGCACGTCCGACGCCGCCGCATCCGCGCTGGCTGCCGTGCGTGGAGCGGTCCTCCGGCAGGAGAACGCTCTGGAGGCTGCCCATGTGCGTCGTCGTGAGGCCGCGGATGCGCTCGAGGCGATCGACGATGCCGAGGCGCCGGAGGGCACGGCCGCCGAGCACTCGGTGGCGTACGACAGCGCCCAGCGTGCGGCCACAGCGGCGGAGGCCGAACGTGAGACCCTGCGCGAGCGCCTGCACGCCGCGGAACGCGAGGTCGATGCGCTCACGGCCAAGGCTGCTGCTCTCAGCAGTGCGCTCGCGATCTCCGGCGGTGCCGCCGAGATCGTGAAGCTGGGTGCACAGGGAGTGCGGGGACTCGTCGGTGACTCGGTGCAGGTGCGGGCGGGCTTCGAGGCGGCGGTCGCCGCCGTGCTCGGCCCCCTGGCAGAGGGCGTGCTCGTGGACTCGTCCGCAGATGCGTTCGCTCTCGCGGCAGAGGCCGCGGATGCACGCAGAGGTGTGGTCGATTTCGTGGTCGCGGATGCTGCTCGCCCGAGCCTGTCCCTGCCCGAGCTGGCCGGGGTGACACCGGCTGTGGACACGGTCACGGCACCGGCCGGTGTGCTCGGCATCCTGGCACACGTCCTGATCGCAGAGGACTTCGGCGCGGCGCGTGCAGCGCGAGCGGCTCTCGACGTGACCGGCGACACGACGACGACCATCGTGACGGTGACCGGTGATGTGATCACGGCGCAGACGCTGCGTACCGGGTCGGGGGGAGAGCGGTCACGGCTCGAGCTCGCGGCCGAGCGTGACGCGGCGAGCGAGCGGCTGGCAGAGATCCAAGTCGTCGTGGATTCCCTGCGCGAAGCGCGCGAGGACGCGAACGAGCGCGTCGAGACGACGCGATGCAATGCCAGGGACGCGCTGCGTGCCCTCCGTGAGCACGACGCGGCTCTGGCCAGTCACGCCGAGCAGGTGAACCGCATCACCGTGCAGCACGAGGCCGCTGTCGCCGAGTGCGAGCGTCTGGAAGCCGGTCTCGCGCAGGCGCAGGCCGCTGTGGCCGATGCCGAGGTCAAGGCGCGGCAGGCGAAGGACGCGCTCGAGGAGGCGATCGCCGCACCTCGACCCGTGCTCGACGCCTCGGCGCGCGACGGGCTCATGGAGTCGCTGGAGTCGGCCCGCGAGGGCGAGGTCAGGGCACGGCTGGAGATCGAGACGCTCCGAGAGCGCGTGCGTGCTGCACAGGCCCGAGTCACCGCACTCGAGCGTCAGCGTGAACAGGAACGCGGAGCGGCCGCTGAGGCCGCCCGGCGTGCGGTGATCCGACGCGCACAGCGGGAGTCGGCATCCGGAGTGGCCGAGGAGCTGCCCCGCATCCTCGATTCGCTGGACCGTTCGGTGACCGAGGCCCGTGTCGCTCTCGCCGAAGCGGAGTCCGCGCGCTCGGCGCAGAACCAGGAGTTGAGCGTTCTCCGCGCGCAGGAGACCTCGCTGCGGGAGCGCCTCGCCGGCCTCACAGAGAGCGTGCACGGTCTCGAACTGCAGATCCACGAGAAGAAGCTCCACTTGAACAGCCTGCTCGAGAGGGTGGCGTCCGAGCTCGCGCTCGACGAAGATATTCTGATCGCGGAATATGGACCGGATCAGCCGGTTCCACGTGATCCGCTCACGGTCGTGGACGGCGACGACGGCAGCGACGATACGGCGATCCCGTTCGATCGTCGTATCCAGCAGAGGCGTCTGAACGAGTCCGAGCGCAAGCTGGCTCAGCTCGGGCGGGTGAATCCGCTCGCGCTCGAGGAGTTCGCCGCGCTCGAGCAGCGCCACGCGTTCCTGACCGAGCAGCTCGCAGACCTCACGCAGACGCGACAGGACCTGCTGACGATCATCACGGACCTCGACGAGCGGATGCAGACGATCTTCGCGAGCGCATTCGAAGACACCAAGGAGGCGTTCGGAGAGGTGTTCCCCCTGCTGTTCCCCGGCGGAACGGGAAGCATCTCGCTCACGGATCCGGACAACATGCTCACCACCGGCATCGAGGTGTCCGTGCGGCCGGTGGGCAAGAAGATCGAGCGCCTCTCACTGCTGTCCGGTGGCGAGCGATCGTTGGCGGCCGTGGCGCTTCTCGTCGCCATCTTCAAGGCCCGTCCGAGCCCGTTCTACATCCTCGACGAGGTGGAGGCGGCGCTCGATGACGCGAACCTCGGACGACTGCTGACCGTGTTCGAGCAGCTCCGCGAGAGTTCTCAGCTGCTGATCATCACGCACCAGAAGCGCACGATGGAGATCGCGGATGCCCTCTACGGCGTCTCCATGCGCCAGGACGGCGTGTCGGCTGTGGTCGGGCAGCGCGTGGGCGACCGCGCAGCGGCCGCCCGTTGA
- a CDS encoding GNAT family N-acetyltransferase has translation MEIVSLPAGATLHPLVLPARADAADAGEFHELARVRNAVYRELTGRDEQDRSPAELLPLLRSRTERTTYVWTVQQGGEVVGRAVVDVPHDAGSRVVIATIEMLPRVWGQGIGTAVLPHVEAIARDHGRSVIQNWTEQQASDGPRIEAPTGFGSVPRDHVARFLQHSGFGLEQVYRVSHLALSARIDAHVDALLSDARAASAGYRLVHWTTPTPAARIDDYAWLKSRMSTDAPSAGLDTDEEKWDARRVIEMEERVAQMGQTLLVVAAEHIETGRLSAFTELGIGSDHTATTHQNDTLVLKEHRGHRLGMVLKCEALRLWRDLMPESTRVITYNAEENRPMLSINEAIGFHAIAYEGAWKKELR, from the coding sequence ATGGAGATCGTCTCCCTCCCCGCCGGGGCGACCCTGCATCCGCTCGTGCTTCCGGCACGAGCGGATGCTGCGGACGCGGGCGAGTTCCACGAACTCGCCCGCGTCCGCAACGCCGTGTATCGCGAGCTCACCGGACGCGATGAGCAGGACCGGTCGCCGGCAGAGCTGCTCCCGCTGCTGCGTTCCCGCACGGAGCGCACGACCTACGTCTGGACCGTCCAACAGGGCGGCGAGGTCGTCGGTCGTGCCGTCGTCGATGTCCCGCACGATGCCGGCTCTCGCGTCGTGATCGCCACGATCGAGATGCTCCCTCGGGTCTGGGGCCAAGGCATCGGCACGGCGGTTCTCCCGCATGTGGAAGCCATCGCACGCGACCACGGACGATCGGTGATCCAGAACTGGACGGAGCAGCAGGCGAGCGACGGCCCCCGCATCGAGGCGCCGACGGGGTTCGGCAGCGTGCCGCGCGATCACGTCGCCCGATTCCTGCAACACAGCGGCTTCGGGCTCGAACAGGTGTATCGCGTGAGCCACCTCGCCCTGTCCGCGCGGATCGACGCCCACGTCGACGCACTTCTCTCCGACGCTCGTGCGGCGTCTGCCGGATACCGGCTCGTGCACTGGACGACGCCCACTCCGGCCGCGCGCATCGACGACTACGCGTGGCTCAAGTCGCGCATGTCGACGGATGCACCCTCGGCAGGTCTCGACACCGATGAGGAGAAATGGGACGCCCGGCGCGTCATCGAGATGGAGGAGCGCGTGGCGCAGATGGGACAGACCCTCCTGGTCGTCGCGGCGGAGCATATCGAGACGGGCCGACTCAGCGCCTTCACCGAGCTCGGGATCGGTTCCGACCACACCGCGACGACCCATCAGAACGACACGCTCGTGCTCAAAGAACACCGCGGTCATCGCCTCGGAATGGTTCTCAAATGCGAGGCGCTGCGGCTCTGGCGCGATCTCATGCCCGAGTCGACACGCGTCATCACCTACAACGCCGAGGAGAACCGGCCGATGCTCTCCATCAACGAAGCCATCGGCTTCCATGCCATCGCCTATGAAGGCGCCTGGAAGAAGGAACTGAGATGA
- a CDS encoding GNAT family N-acetyltransferase codes for MTDADLTITPLTVPGSLDDTDAADFIAFGDLSRLVCDEEVGLPDLSPTASQMLASWQDESDSLHLGFVARRDGDIVGMVSLSYAQEEHAKAAEFDVLVPAAHADEGIAQALLLCAEDDARRRGRDVMQTWTLHRPANTSDVLIPKTGWGRIPPTALSNFLEAHGYGLEQVERNSELDLHADPGVWERALADASAFAGPDYRSLTWELPTPPALRAGYASVLARLVTDAPSGDMEFDAEVWDADRVARRDVRMTSAGQLVAVSAVEHVPTGEIVAYNELLVGPDRAGMTHQFGTLVATEHRGHRLGTIVKCANILRWRELVPQSSRVSTFNAEENRPMLDINEALGFVPVSYAGAWQKRI; via the coding sequence ATGACCGACGCCGATCTGACCATCACCCCGCTCACCGTCCCGGGGAGTCTCGACGACACGGACGCGGCAGACTTCATCGCCTTCGGCGACCTCAGCCGGCTCGTCTGCGATGAGGAGGTGGGACTTCCGGATCTCTCCCCCACGGCCTCACAGATGCTGGCCTCCTGGCAGGACGAGTCCGACTCGCTCCATCTCGGGTTCGTCGCCCGCCGCGACGGCGACATCGTGGGAATGGTGTCACTCTCCTACGCGCAGGAAGAGCACGCGAAGGCAGCAGAGTTCGACGTCCTGGTGCCCGCAGCGCATGCCGACGAGGGCATCGCGCAGGCGCTGCTGCTCTGCGCCGAGGACGACGCGCGTCGCCGCGGACGTGATGTGATGCAGACGTGGACGCTCCATCGTCCCGCGAACACGAGTGACGTGCTCATCCCGAAGACGGGCTGGGGACGGATCCCGCCCACCGCGCTGTCGAACTTTCTCGAGGCCCATGGTTACGGCCTCGAGCAGGTCGAGCGCAACAGCGAACTGGACCTGCACGCGGATCCGGGCGTCTGGGAGCGCGCGCTCGCTGACGCATCCGCGTTCGCGGGACCGGACTACCGTTCGCTCACCTGGGAGCTTCCGACCCCGCCCGCGCTGCGTGCCGGGTACGCCTCTGTGCTCGCCCGGCTCGTGACCGACGCCCCCAGCGGCGACATGGAGTTCGACGCAGAAGTCTGGGATGCCGATCGAGTCGCGCGCCGCGACGTGCGCATGACCAGCGCGGGCCAGCTGGTCGCGGTCTCGGCCGTCGAGCACGTGCCCACCGGCGAGATCGTCGCCTACAACGAACTGCTGGTCGGCCCGGACCGCGCGGGCATGACGCACCAGTTCGGCACACTGGTGGCGACGGAGCATCGCGGGCACCGCCTCGGCACGATCGTGAAATGCGCGAACATCCTGCGCTGGCGCGAACTCGTGCCGCAGTCCTCGCGCGTCTCCACGTTCAACGCTGAGGAGAACCGTCCGATGCTCGACATCAACGAGGCGCTCGGATTCGTCCCCGTCTCCTACGCAGGGGCATGGCAGAAGAGGATCTGA
- a CDS encoding ABC transporter ATP-binding protein, with translation MNAPVIEAHALQKTFGVTRALAGVDLAIHRGESVAIMGASGSGKTTLLHVLAGIITPDSGSVTFRPSEGAAIDVAALGESARSRLRRERFGFVFQQGLLIPELTAVENVALASMINGVSRKDAIPHAAAWLAALGLAGMEDRRIGELSGGQAQRTAIARAQATGAELVFADEPTGALDSQTSSEVMDALLWSTTGQGRSLVVVTHDAEVAARCTRTIAVRDGRIIAAAVNA, from the coding sequence ATGAACGCTCCCGTCATCGAAGCCCATGCTCTCCAGAAGACCTTCGGCGTCACCCGTGCTCTCGCGGGTGTCGACCTCGCAATCCATCGTGGCGAGTCCGTCGCGATCATGGGCGCCTCCGGATCGGGCAAGACCACCCTGCTGCATGTGCTCGCCGGGATCATCACCCCGGACTCGGGATCCGTCACCTTCCGTCCGTCCGAAGGCGCGGCGATCGATGTCGCCGCGCTCGGCGAGTCCGCTCGTTCCCGCCTGCGACGTGAGCGTTTCGGGTTCGTCTTCCAGCAAGGGCTGCTGATCCCGGAGCTCACAGCGGTCGAGAACGTCGCCCTCGCATCGATGATCAACGGCGTGTCGCGGAAGGATGCCATCCCGCACGCGGCGGCGTGGCTCGCAGCGCTCGGGCTGGCAGGTATGGAGGACCGCCGGATCGGCGAGCTCTCCGGCGGCCAGGCCCAACGCACGGCGATCGCCCGCGCCCAGGCGACCGGCGCAGAGCTCGTCTTCGCCGACGAACCGACCGGAGCACTGGACTCCCAGACCTCCTCCGAGGTCATGGACGCCCTCCTGTGGTCGACGACAGGTCAAGGCCGGTCGCTGGTCGTCGTCACGCACGACGCCGAGGTCGCAGCCCGCTGCACACGGACGATCGCGGTCCGCGACGGTCGCATCATCGCGGCGGCGGTCAACGCATGA
- a CDS encoding FtsX-like permease family protein — protein sequence MNRHVLALLLRPAEGQGSLVALPVIAFGVVTTLVLTVIGGAQSFWGWTDGYAGLYQALAAIALVLLLVPLTSLGGAAARLAARRRDERLSTLRLLGVSPGGVAVATVTESALLAGVGSLAGVVGYLALSPLIALIPFRGQALGLTGVLLPPLTVVAVVAGVLLVAVSSAVIGLRRVVISPLGVRMRATATSAHWIRAVVAVCVLAISFVLIKVFPSVGSLLTTIVVLSVLFGGALAVLNLVGPWVLKVVAQRQLRRAELPERLLAARIVLDSPQAAWRQVGGIAMASFMAVFAGTGVSLMGLMNAEGSSADAALAVDMRTGLIITLIGSFLMVAASVGVNQASDVLDQKELHASLHRLGMPWQTVDRARRRAIMSPLLITAIGSAVCAAILVFPLLGIALITTPESLLTIAAVVSAGIGVVWATTRATRPLLARSFATV from the coding sequence ATGAACCGTCACGTGCTGGCGCTCCTCCTGCGTCCTGCCGAAGGTCAGGGCAGCCTTGTGGCCTTGCCCGTCATCGCCTTCGGCGTCGTCACCACGCTGGTGCTCACCGTCATCGGCGGCGCACAGTCGTTCTGGGGGTGGACCGATGGATACGCCGGGCTCTACCAGGCTCTCGCCGCCATCGCCCTCGTCCTTCTCCTCGTCCCCCTGACGTCGCTCGGCGGTGCTGCCGCCCGGCTCGCCGCGCGGAGAAGGGACGAGCGACTCTCCACCCTGCGCCTGCTGGGAGTCTCACCGGGCGGTGTCGCGGTCGCGACCGTGACGGAGTCGGCACTTCTCGCCGGTGTCGGTTCGCTGGCCGGGGTCGTCGGGTATCTCGCGCTCAGCCCGTTGATCGCACTCATTCCGTTCCGCGGCCAGGCGCTCGGGCTCACGGGAGTGCTGCTTCCTCCGCTCACGGTCGTAGCCGTCGTCGCCGGTGTGCTCCTGGTCGCCGTATCGAGCGCCGTGATCGGGCTTCGACGCGTCGTGATCTCGCCGCTGGGGGTGCGCATGCGTGCCACGGCGACGAGTGCGCATTGGATCCGCGCTGTCGTGGCGGTCTGCGTCCTCGCGATCTCCTTCGTGCTGATCAAGGTCTTCCCGTCTGTGGGCAGCCTGCTCACGACGATCGTGGTGCTGTCCGTCCTGTTCGGCGGCGCCCTCGCCGTCTTGAACCTGGTGGGACCGTGGGTTCTCAAAGTCGTCGCTCAGCGCCAGCTCCGTCGCGCTGAGCTTCCCGAAAGGCTGCTCGCGGCGCGCATCGTGCTCGACTCGCCCCAGGCGGCGTGGCGTCAGGTCGGCGGCATCGCGATGGCCAGCTTCATGGCCGTCTTCGCCGGCACCGGGGTCTCCCTCATGGGTCTGATGAACGCCGAGGGCTCGTCCGCCGACGCCGCCCTCGCGGTCGACATGCGCACCGGGCTGATCATCACCCTGATCGGATCATTTCTGATGGTCGCCGCCTCCGTCGGTGTGAACCAGGCGTCCGACGTGCTCGATCAGAAGGAACTGCATGCGAGTCTGCATCGTCTCGGCATGCCCTGGCAGACGGTCGATCGCGCGCGCCGCCGCGCGATCATGTCGCCGTTGCTGATCACCGCCATCGGCTCGGCGGTCTGCGCGGCGATCCTCGTGTTCCCGCTCCTGGGCATCGCGCTCATCACCACCCCGGAATCGCTCCTCACCATCGCCGCCGTCGTCAGCGCGGGGATCGGGGTCGTCTGGGCCACGACGCGGGCGACACGGCCGCTGCTCGCCCGGTCGTTCGCGACCGTGTGA
- a CDS encoding GNAT family N-acetyltransferase, translating into MEPLIQPILQTDAVRLRPFAAKDAALIRDASVDALIPSITSVPSHGTEDEILAFIRRQHDRLRLRTGYSFAIADAHSDVAMGQIGLWLRDADRGRVSIGYWVGSRHRRHGIASAALAAISDWGLTLPGVHRVELYVEPANEGSWRVAERCGFLREGLLRGWQEIGSRRRDMYMYSRLE; encoded by the coding sequence ATGGAGCCCTTGATCCAGCCGATCCTGCAGACCGACGCCGTCCGTCTGCGTCCATTCGCGGCGAAGGATGCTGCTTTGATCCGAGACGCATCTGTCGACGCGCTGATTCCCTCGATCACCTCTGTGCCCTCCCACGGCACGGAGGACGAGATCCTTGCATTCATCCGACGCCAGCATGATCGGCTGCGGCTTCGAACCGGATACTCTTTCGCGATCGCGGATGCACATTCGGATGTCGCGATGGGCCAGATCGGATTGTGGCTGAGGGACGCGGACCGGGGCCGCGTCAGCATCGGATACTGGGTCGGGTCCCGTCACCGGCGCCACGGGATCGCATCCGCGGCGTTGGCGGCCATCTCCGACTGGGGCCTCACGCTCCCCGGGGTGCACCGTGTGGAGCTCTATGTCGAGCCCGCGAACGAAGGCTCTTGGCGGGTCGCGGAAAGATGCGGCTTCCTGCGAGAGGGGCTGCTTCGCGGCTGGCAGGAGATCGGGTCTCGTCGGCGCGACATGTACATGTACTCGCGGCTCGAATGA
- the mutM gene encoding bifunctional DNA-formamidopyrimidine glycosylase/DNA-(apurinic or apyrimidinic site) lyase produces the protein MPELPEVEVVRAGLAPATIGSLITAVSVFDERALTRHLAGAADFVARLEGRTFTDAVRRGKFLWLPLDTTDAALIAHLGMSGQMLLRTPDAVAERHERIRIHLEHPVHGELAVVFSDQRTFGSLAVDPLVVDGASVVPSQVAHIARDPLDAAFDDRDFRAALARRGSAIKRVLLDQGVVSGIGNIYADESLWAARIHPETPASALSTQAVRRLLAEVRAVLMKALAEGGTSFDAQYVNVNGQAGYFAHSLNAYGRQGKPCPRCGTPIVRESFMNRGSHFCPRCQRRR, from the coding sequence GTGCCTGAACTTCCCGAGGTCGAGGTGGTCCGCGCGGGGCTCGCTCCCGCGACGATCGGATCGCTGATCACGGCGGTGAGCGTCTTCGACGAGCGGGCTCTGACCCGGCACCTGGCGGGTGCCGCGGACTTCGTCGCGCGCCTCGAGGGGCGCACGTTCACGGATGCTGTCCGACGGGGCAAGTTCCTCTGGCTGCCGCTCGACACGACGGATGCGGCGTTGATCGCCCACCTCGGAATGAGCGGGCAGATGCTGTTGCGCACGCCCGACGCGGTCGCGGAGCGGCATGAGCGCATCCGCATCCACCTCGAGCATCCTGTGCACGGCGAGCTGGCCGTGGTGTTCTCGGATCAGCGCACGTTCGGCTCGCTGGCGGTGGACCCGCTGGTCGTCGACGGCGCTTCCGTTGTGCCGTCGCAGGTGGCCCACATCGCGCGGGATCCGCTCGACGCCGCCTTCGACGACCGGGACTTCCGCGCCGCGCTGGCGCGACGAGGAAGTGCGATCAAGCGGGTCCTGCTCGACCAAGGTGTGGTCAGCGGCATCGGCAACATCTATGCGGACGAATCGCTGTGGGCCGCGCGCATCCATCCGGAGACGCCGGCGAGCGCTCTGTCGACGCAGGCCGTGCGGCGTCTGCTCGCCGAAGTCCGGGCGGTGTTGATGAAGGCCCTCGCCGAAGGCGGCACGAGCTTCGACGCGCAGTACGTCAACGTGAACGGGCAGGCTGGCTACTTCGCACACTCGCTCAACGCCTACGGCAGGCAGGGCAAGCCGTGCCCGCGCTGCGGAACGCCGATCGTGCGGGAGAGCTTCATGAACCGCGGCTCGCACTTCTGCCCCCGGTGCCAGCGCAGGCGCTGA
- the rnc gene encoding ribonuclease III has protein sequence MTEVPGGTRPLPAKLRVDIDAELLGLALTHRSYAYEHGGIPHNERLEFLGDSVLGQAVTVMLFTTHPELDEGELAKRRASVVSTVALAEVARGIDLGSHLLLGRGEEQTGGRDKDSILADTMEAVIGATYLSAGPEAATELVLRLTQPLLADPERYGAAMDPKTSLQELAARTGATPPKYSIEASGPDHDRRFTATVTVGDVSMTGKGSSKKTAEMAAALSAWRLLNERA, from the coding sequence GTGACGGAGGTCCCCGGGGGGACGAGACCTCTCCCAGCTAAGCTCCGCGTCGACATCGACGCGGAGCTTCTGGGGTTGGCCCTCACCCACCGTTCCTACGCGTACGAGCACGGCGGTATCCCGCACAACGAACGCCTGGAGTTCCTCGGCGATTCGGTGCTCGGGCAGGCCGTCACCGTGATGCTGTTCACCACGCATCCGGAGCTCGATGAGGGCGAACTCGCCAAGCGACGCGCGAGCGTCGTGTCGACGGTCGCGCTGGCAGAGGTGGCTCGCGGCATCGATCTCGGTAGTCATCTGCTGCTCGGACGCGGTGAAGAGCAGACCGGCGGACGCGACAAGGACTCGATCCTCGCCGACACCATGGAAGCGGTGATCGGAGCGACCTATCTGTCGGCCGGTCCCGAGGCCGCCACGGAGCTGGTGCTCCGTCTCACGCAACCGCTTCTCGCGGATCCGGAGCGCTACGGCGCGGCGATGGACCCGAAGACCAGCCTGCAGGAGCTCGCAGCCCGCACCGGAGCGACCCCGCCGAAGTACTCGATCGAGGCGAGCGGCCCGGATCATGACCGCCGGTTCACCGCGACGGTCACCGTCGGCGACGTGAGTATGACGGGCAAGGGCAGCAGCAAGAAGACTGCCGAGATGGCTGCCGCGCTGAGTGCGTGGCGCCTGCTCAACGAGCGTGCCTGA
- the rpmF gene encoding 50S ribosomal protein L32 produces the protein MAGNPPKRKVSRSNTRSRRAQWKAAPVALVKTIENGQVVYSRPHQAKVVTDSQGTELFLEYKGRKVADV, from the coding sequence ATGGCTGGTAACCCCCCGAAGCGCAAGGTTTCCCGTTCGAACACCCGCTCGCGCCGCGCGCAGTGGAAGGCGGCTCCCGTCGCCCTCGTCAAGACCATCGAGAACGGCCAGGTCGTCTACAGCCGTCCTCACCAGGCCAAGGTCGTCACGGACTCGCAGGGCACGGAGCTCTTCCTCGAGTACAAGGGCCGCAAGGTCGCTGACGTCTGA
- a CDS encoding YceD family protein, with translation MREHEFTITLKEQWGEGIVSFEAGSEIDLDVRLESVHEGILVTGSAEGEYVGVCGRCLIDIARPVEVEFQELFAYPGEEETDFEVQDDHVDLETLVREAAVLALPFQPVCQPDCPGLDSKTGERLAVSTGTEQAAPIDPRWSALQQITDQDGKAESRAAEKEES, from the coding sequence ATGCGTGAGCATGAGTTCACGATCACGCTCAAGGAACAGTGGGGTGAGGGCATCGTCTCCTTCGAAGCCGGTTCCGAGATCGACCTGGACGTACGTCTGGAGTCGGTCCATGAGGGCATTCTCGTCACGGGTTCCGCGGAAGGCGAGTACGTGGGAGTGTGCGGAAGATGCCTGATTGACATCGCCCGGCCCGTCGAAGTCGAGTTCCAGGAGCTTTTCGCGTATCCTGGTGAGGAAGAAACTGACTTCGAGGTTCAAGACGACCACGTGGATCTTGAAACTCTCGTCAGGGAAGCGGCCGTATTGGCACTTCCATTTCAGCCGGTGTGTCAGCCGGATTGCCCGGGTCTCGACTCGAAAACGGGCGAACGACTGGCCGTGAGCACCGGAACGGAGCAGGCAGCTCCCATCGATCCTCGATGGAGTGCGCTCCAGCAGATCACAGACCAAGACGGCAAGGCAGAGAGCCGCGCCGCCGAGAAAGAAGAGAGCTAG